A portion of the Syntrophobacterales bacterium genome contains these proteins:
- a CDS encoding sodium-translocating pyrophosphatase: protein MSFLKKYNVVSILFSFGIMMFMLATRAFAGEADIILPDLTKVSFDAFGGLSGISIMHFGLIICLVGLVFAWVQAKQTKNMPAHKAMLDVSDIIWETCKSYLAQQGKFLVILWVLIAACMVYYFMGLSHAPIGNMVIILFCSILGILGSYGVAWFGMRINTWANARTAFAALKGKPVEVVNIPLTSGMSVGLLLVSVELFFMILILVYLKELAGPCFIGFAIGESLGASALRIAGGIFTKIADIGSDLMKIVFHLPEDDPKNPGVIADCTGDNAGDSVGPTADGFETYGVTGVALIAFLALALADNHEMSGTLIIWIFAMRILMILTSLVSYFINSCITKAVYGNKKKFDFEQPLTNLVWITSAVSIIITFWASHTLLGGLTQYPGLWWALAVIISCGTIAGALIPEFTKVFTSTKSRHVQEVTAAARHGGASLNILSGFVAGNFSAFWEGLTILVLMLIAYLVSQQPDVIAIMPAKFSFAAPVFAFGLVAFGFLGMGPVTIAVDSYGPVSDNAQSVYELSRIESIPNVKAQIKKEFGFEPDFENGKDYLEEADGAGNTFKATAKPVLIGTAVVGATTMVFGIIILLENMYGSVVEHLSLVDPKIVLGLLMGGATIYWFTGAATQAVTTGAYRAVVFIKKNINLDKAEASIEDSKEVVKICTQYAQKGMINIFIVIFFLALALAFFNPYFFIGYLVAIAFFGLYQAIFMANAGGAWDNAKKIVEVDLKEKGTPLHEATVVGDTVGDPFKDTSSVSMNPVIKFTTLFGLLATEIAVTMQSQGVKTAIGVVFLFIALIFVYRSFYSMRIGEEQL from the coding sequence ATGAGCTTTCTGAAGAAGTACAATGTTGTCTCGATTCTGTTCAGCTTTGGCATCATGATGTTCATGCTCGCGACAAGAGCGTTCGCGGGCGAGGCGGACATCATCCTGCCGGATCTGACCAAGGTCTCCTTTGACGCGTTCGGCGGATTAAGCGGGATCTCAATCATGCATTTCGGTTTAATTATCTGTCTCGTAGGACTCGTCTTCGCTTGGGTCCAGGCCAAACAGACAAAAAACATGCCGGCCCACAAAGCCATGCTGGATGTCTCTGACATCATCTGGGAGACCTGTAAGTCCTATCTAGCACAACAAGGCAAGTTTCTGGTCATCCTGTGGGTCCTTATCGCAGCCTGTATGGTCTACTATTTCATGGGTCTCTCCCATGCGCCTATCGGTAACATGGTCATCATCCTCTTCTGCTCCATTCTGGGTATCCTGGGTTCTTATGGCGTAGCGTGGTTCGGCATGAGGATCAACACTTGGGCCAATGCACGCACCGCTTTTGCCGCCCTTAAGGGTAAACCGGTGGAAGTCGTCAATATTCCTCTTACCTCTGGCATGAGCGTCGGTCTCCTTCTGGTTTCCGTTGAGCTTTTCTTCATGATCCTGATTCTTGTATACTTAAAGGAACTGGCCGGCCCCTGCTTCATCGGGTTTGCCATCGGTGAGTCCTTGGGTGCCAGCGCACTCAGAATCGCCGGCGGTATCTTCACCAAGATTGCCGACATCGGTTCCGATCTCATGAAGATTGTATTCCACCTTCCTGAAGACGACCCGAAGAACCCCGGCGTTATCGCCGACTGTACGGGTGACAACGCAGGCGACAGCGTTGGTCCTACTGCTGATGGCTTCGAGACTTACGGCGTTACCGGTGTGGCCCTTATCGCCTTCCTTGCGCTCGCTCTCGCAGACAATCACGAAATGTCAGGCACACTGATCATCTGGATTTTCGCAATGCGTATCCTTATGATCCTCACATCCCTTGTTTCCTACTTTATCAACAGTTGCATCACTAAGGCCGTCTACGGCAACAAGAAAAAATTCGATTTCGAGCAGCCGCTTACGAACTTGGTATGGATTACTTCAGCAGTGTCTATTATCATTACCTTCTGGGCAAGCCATACGCTCCTCGGTGGTTTGACCCAGTACCCCGGACTCTGGTGGGCTTTGGCCGTCATCATTAGCTGCGGAACCATCGCAGGCGCCCTTATTCCTGAGTTCACGAAGGTCTTTACAAGCACAAAATCGCGGCACGTACAGGAAGTTACCGCTGCGGCACGCCACGGCGGCGCTTCTCTCAATATTCTCTCAGGGTTTGTGGCGGGCAACTTCTCAGCTTTCTGGGAAGGTCTCACGATCCTCGTTCTTATGCTCATTGCCTATCTGGTTTCGCAGCAGCCCGACGTTATCGCCATCATGCCGGCCAAGTTCTCCTTTGCGGCGCCGGTGTTTGCTTTCGGCCTCGTGGCATTCGGTTTCCTCGGCATGGGACCTGTGACGATTGCAGTCGACAGTTACGGCCCCGTCTCTGACAACGCCCAGTCCGTTTATGAGCTTTCACGGATCGAATCAATACCCAACGTAAAAGCGCAGATAAAGAAAGAATTTGGATTCGAGCCTGATTTCGAGAACGGGAAAGACTATCTCGAAGAGGCTGACGGTGCGGGCAATACGTTTAAAGCTACGGCAAAACCAGTGCTTATCGGTACTGCGGTCGTGGGAGCCACCACCATGGTGTTCGGTATCATCATCCTTCTTGAAAACATGTACGGTAGCGTCGTCGAGCATCTGAGTCTCGTCGACCCGAAGATAGTACTCGGCCTTCTCATGGGCGGTGCCACCATTTACTGGTTCACCGGCGCAGCCACACAGGCTGTTACCACGGGCGCGTATCGTGCGGTCGTCTTCATCAAGAAAAATATCAACCTCGACAAAGCAGAGGCTTCTATTGAGGACAGCAAAGAAGTTGTGAAGATCTGTACTCAGTATGCGCAGAAAGGTATGATCAACATCTTCATCGTTATCTTCTTCCTCGCCTTGGCCCTGGCATTTTTTAACCCGTATTTTTTCATCGGGTATCTTGTAGCCATCGCATTCTTCGGACTCTACCAGGCCATTTTCATGGCTAATGCCGGTGGAGCGTGGGATAATGCGAAGAAAATCGTCGAAGTCGACCTGAAAGAAAAGGGTACGCCGCTCCACGAAGCAACCGTCGTGGGTGACACGGTAGGCGATCCGTTTAAGGATACTTCTTCGGTTTCCATGAACCCTGTTATCAAGTTCACCACCCTGTTCGGACTGCTCGCCACGGAAATAGCGGTCACCATGCAGTCTCAGGGAGTAAAGACGGCCATAGGCGTAGTATTCCTCTTCATCGCCCTTATCTTTGTGTACCGTTCTTTCTACAGCATGAGAATCGGCGAAGAACAGCTTTAG
- a CDS encoding B12-binding domain-containing radical SAM protein, with the protein MIKKKEASRERGVTIKKWHGKIPVCVVFPNSYYIGMSNLAIHILYKILNDMPDVVCERCFTGEDGRFLSVESSRPLSAFEIIFITLSFELDYISVPRMLAGSSISVLSEERKDGEPVVVAGGLCVTSNPEPLHQFIDLFIMGDAEATLPSFMEVYREQRGGKRADVLDQIGSFDFVYDPRKLSVSYGEHGTVESFAPSGFNVKIRRFKGKTLGASAVISNATEFSDMFLVEGTRGCPSRCPFCLLGHSYNFTHDDLSDFKAPVKDVGLIGGGVSFHPHLVSLLKDLKERGMTPHLPSLRMDAVPLSVIELIKDDIKTLTFGIEAATERLRRSIGKPLSDEQIFDKIEAILSIKPFNLKLYFMVGLYGESMEDVDAIGSLTKQLKHIMIRAGAKKGVVGSITVHASPFVPKPSTPFQWLPMDDLATLKSKLARLKKILGKVDNTFYTHESVKFSILQGILARGDRRLSWMIRRLASCESFAKELRESPLNLNFYVLRERAENETFPWDFIHGGAGKEMLLKRLHAYTAILSQNT; encoded by the coding sequence TTGATAAAGAAAAAAGAAGCGTCCCGGGAGCGGGGTGTAACAATAAAAAAATGGCATGGGAAGATCCCGGTATGTGTGGTGTTTCCCAACTCCTACTATATCGGGATGTCGAACCTCGCCATCCATATCCTTTATAAAATCTTAAATGACATGCCCGATGTGGTATGTGAGAGGTGTTTTACCGGAGAGGATGGCCGGTTTCTCTCCGTGGAAAGCAGCAGGCCTCTTTCGGCCTTCGAAATCATCTTCATCACCCTTTCCTTTGAACTTGATTATATCAGCGTGCCACGGATGCTCGCCGGGTCGTCTATCTCCGTCCTGTCGGAAGAACGAAAGGATGGAGAACCCGTCGTTGTGGCAGGGGGCTTGTGCGTTACGTCCAACCCGGAACCGCTTCACCAGTTCATAGACCTCTTCATCATGGGCGACGCGGAGGCTACCCTTCCCTCCTTCATGGAGGTCTACCGGGAGCAAAGAGGCGGGAAGAGGGCTGATGTGCTGGATCAGATCGGCTCCTTCGATTTCGTATACGACCCCAGGAAGCTCAGCGTATCCTATGGAGAACACGGGACAGTAGAATCCTTCGCGCCCTCCGGTTTCAACGTAAAAATAAGAAGATTCAAAGGCAAAACTCTCGGCGCTTCAGCGGTCATCAGCAACGCCACGGAATTTTCCGACATGTTCCTCGTCGAGGGAACGCGGGGTTGTCCTTCCCGTTGTCCGTTCTGTCTTCTCGGGCACTCGTATAACTTCACCCACGATGACCTGTCTGACTTTAAGGCACCGGTTAAGGATGTAGGTCTCATCGGGGGCGGCGTCTCCTTCCATCCTCATCTTGTCTCCCTGCTCAAAGACCTCAAGGAAAGAGGCATGACCCCCCATCTCCCATCCCTCCGGATGGACGCAGTGCCCCTTTCTGTCATAGAACTCATCAAGGATGATATCAAGACCCTCACCTTCGGAATCGAGGCTGCAACGGAGAGACTGCGCCGCTCAATCGGAAAGCCTCTGTCTGATGAGCAAATCTTCGACAAAATAGAGGCTATTCTCTCCATAAAGCCTTTCAACCTGAAGCTCTATTTCATGGTAGGTCTTTACGGTGAGTCCATGGAGGACGTGGACGCCATCGGAAGCCTGACAAAACAACTGAAGCATATTATGATCAGGGCGGGAGCAAAAAAAGGAGTTGTGGGAAGTATCACGGTACATGCAAGTCCCTTTGTGCCCAAACCCTCCACCCCTTTTCAGTGGCTCCCCATGGACGATTTGGCCACGCTCAAATCAAAACTCGCAAGACTAAAGAAAATTTTAGGAAAAGTGGACAATACCTTCTATACTCACGAGTCAGTAAAATTCAGCATCCTGCAAGGAATACTCGCCAGAGGAGACAGAAGGCTCTCATGGATGATCCGGAGACTCGCCTCATGCGAGAGCTTCGCCAAAGAGCTTCGGGAGAGTCCGTTAAACCTGAATTTCTATGTACTCCGGGAAAGGGCGGAAAATGAGACCTTTCCCTGGGATTTCATACATGGGGGTGCGGGTAAGGAGATGCTCCTGAAAAGACTTCACGCGTATACCGCCATCCTGAGCCAGAACACATGA